The Candidatus Kuenenbacteria bacterium HGW-Kuenenbacteria-1 genome contains the following window.
TGTAAGGCGGGCGGAATTTTTACCTCATAGCAAACTTGCTTTGCTTCGGGGCACCTTAAACCCCACGGTTGGGCTGTTCTACAAAAAATAAAAATAATTTTGAAAATCCTTCTTTCATAAAGTCTCCCTGATAAGGGAGATTTAGAGGGTTTCTTAATTTCTGAAATCCCCCAACCCCCTTTATCAAGGGGGCTAATTAATTTCCCTAACCATAAGGAAATGCTCCTGCAAATTATTCTTTAATTAGAAATTTGGTAATTAATATTTTTCTAAAAAATAATTTAAACAAAATACAAGAAACAATTGAAAAATATACAAATAATGTAAAATTTATGATGCCATTATTTTAGAACATCCCAACCGTACCTTAAACCCAAAAAGATAAAAAAAGCTAGACACACTTTTATGAACGGTCCCGTAAATTGGTCATGCCGAAAATCTTTTAGCCCCATCATTGCCGAACCTTCTATAACAAGATCAAGCATTTTCATTTCCAATTTCGAAAATTTTTCGTTAGGTGCAAGAGTGTATTCAAAAAGAGCAATTTTACCACCGGGCTTCAAAATTCTAAAAAATTCCAATTTGCGATTAAAATCGGCTGGCGAACCCTTGCAAAGGCCGAGCCAAACTCTTCTTTTACCAACTGGCGGAGAGATAGGGATTCGAACCCTAGAGACCCGTTAAGGCCTAACAGTTTTCAAGACTGTCCCATTCAACCACTCTGGCATCTCTCCTAAAAAGTTAAAAGTGTAAAGTTAAAAGTTATTGTATTCGTTTCGCTCATAAAATTAACTTTTAGCTTTTAAAGTATAGTGGATTTTTTTATAAAGTTCAACCCAATCCTTTACTGAAAGTTCTTGAGCACGAATCATTGGATTAAAATTCAATTCTTCAAAAATTTTTTCCATTGTTTTTTTGCTACGAATTTTTATTTTTTTTAAATTATTTTTTAATTGTTTTCTGCGACTAGAAAATCCAGCTCGAACTAAATCAAAAAAATCTTTTTCTATTTCTATATTAAATTGTTTATTAAGATTTAATTTTATTATCGCCGAATTTACCTTTGGCGCAGGCCAAAAACTATTTTTAGAAACAACGCTAATGATTTTAGGCTGACTGTAAAATTGAACAGAAATTGACAATAAACTCATTTGTCCCGGTTTAGCAATAATTCTTTCAGCTACTTCTTTTTGAATTAATAAAATCATTTCACTGGGTCTTATTAATTCTTCGCTTAAAAATTTTCGCAAAATCGCAGAAGTAATATTATAAGGAACATTTGCCACAATTTTATATTTATTATTTATAATTTTTAATTCTAAATTTTGAATTTTTAAAATGTCTTTATTAATAAGGACTATATTTTTAAAATTTTTTAATTCTTCTTTTAAAGCTACAACCAATCTTTTATCTAATTCCACAGCAATGACTTTTTTAACTCGTCCAGCTAATTCTCGAGTAAGCACTCCAAAACCAGCGCCAATTTCCAAAATTACATCGTCTTTTTTTAATTCAGCCACTTGAATAATTTTATTTAAAATATTCTTGTCAATTAAAAAATTTTGTCCAGCTTGTCGTTGCGGATGAAGCCCATATTTTTCACAAAGCAATTTAACATTTTCCATAATTATTAAAGATTTTGAATAAACAAATTGAGTAAAATTTTTGAATTGATTTGACTCGTTTTTAATTGTATATCTATTTCTAATAATTGCTGATAAATATTTTTTAATTGATCAAAAGAATATTTATTCGCTTGAATAGACGCTTTTTGAATAACAAAAGGATGTAATTTAAGTTGCGTCCGCCAGTTGGCGGATTCATTTTTTAAAGATAAATCCTTAATCTGTAATAAAATTCTAAACTGTCTAATAATCATCGCTAATAAATAATACACTGAATTATTTGTTTTTAATTGATCATTAATCAATTTTAAAGCTAATATTTTATTTTTATTTCCTAGCGCATCAACTAAATTAAAAATATTTTCATTTATTTTTTTTGCAACCAATAAATCTACATCTTCTTTATAAATAACTTCCCCTAATTTATAAGTACAAAGTTTATTAATTTCATTTGACATTCGCCATAAATCGCTACTTACCATAATAATTAAATTTTCTAAGGCTTGATTTTCAATTTTAGCTCCTTGATTTTCTATTCTTTTTTTTACCCAATCTTTTAATTTTATTCCAATTAATATAGAAAATTCCCATGTGAATTTTTCTTTTTTTAATTTTTCAAATATTTTTTTCTTAATATTATTTTTTATATCTATTTTTTCTTTTTCCCAAAAAATTAAAATATTTTCATTTTCTTGATTTAATATATTTAAAATTTTTTCTAAAAATTTATCATTTTGACATTGGCTAAATAAATTTTTTATAATAATCATTCTTTTTTTAGCCAAAAACCCATCTGTTAAAATGGCTTGCTCTAATTTATTTATATCTATTTTTTCTCCTTCAAAAATTAAAATATTTGAATTAGAAAAATCAATTTCTTTTTGAAATTTTTTTATCAATTCTTTTAATTTTTCCTTTGATCGAAAAGAATCTTCTCCATATAAAAAAATAAACATAGTTTTAATAATTTTAAATTTTAAATAAATATTTAAATTTTAATTGTTTTTTT
Protein-coding sequences here:
- the rsmA gene encoding ribosomal RNA small subunit methyltransferase A, producing the protein MENVKLLCEKYGLHPQRQAGQNFLIDKNILNKIIQVAELKKDDVILEIGAGFGVLTRELAGRVKKVIAVELDKRLVVALKEELKNFKNIVLINKDILKIQNLELKIINNKYKIVANVPYNITSAILRKFLSEELIRPSEMILLIQKEVAERIIAKPGQMSLLSISVQFYSQPKIISVVSKNSFWPAPKVNSAIIKLNLNKQFNIEIEKDFFDLVRAGFSSRRKQLKNNLKKIKIRSKKTMEKIFEELNFNPMIRAQELSVKDWVELYKKIHYTLKAKS
- the holA gene encoding DNA polymerase III subunit delta, giving the protein MFIFLYGEDSFRSKEKLKELIKKFQKEIDFSNSNILIFEGEKIDINKLEQAILTDGFLAKKRMIIIKNLFSQCQNDKFLEKILNILNQENENILIFWEKEKIDIKNNIKKKIFEKLKKEKFTWEFSILIGIKLKDWVKKRIENQGAKIENQALENLIIMVSSDLWRMSNEINKLCTYKLGEVIYKEDVDLLVAKKINENIFNLVDALGNKNKILALKLINDQLKTNNSVYYLLAMIIRQFRILLQIKDLSLKNESANWRTQLKLHPFVIQKASIQANKYSFDQLKNIYQQLLEIDIQLKTSQINSKILLNLFIQNL